The Candidatus Edwardsbacteria bacterium genome has a segment encoding these proteins:
- the lpdA gene encoding dihydrolipoyl dehydrogenase, which yields MDQHIVIIGGGPAGYVGAIRAAQLGARVTVIEKSTLGGTCLNVGCIPTKALLASASVMQHTKAAGQFGIKTEGVSFNWADIQKRKDRVVKKATAGVGMLLKAKQVEVIKSPARLSGRGKILLEAEGREIGYDKLLIATGSQPVIPPIPGIDLPGVLDSTGALALDAVPESLLIIGGGVIGCEMAEVYSTFGSRVTIVEMMPQLIPGEDPEAVEVLYKALIKKGVDIKLDSRVNGLTKNGDLIEVEVAGNEGGKTKIKAARVLVSVGRKASIQGLGLEEAGIAIEKGCIKVNGRMETNIPGVYAAGDCIGGWLLAHVASREAEIAVENMLGPEAVMEYHAVPRCVYTHPEIASAGIPASPQADKNILTGKFPFSASGKASCIGELEGFVKILADRETHQLLGCVIAGPAATELISEASLAISSKLRLEDVIQTVHSHPTLHESFLEAALNALGRAIHLS from the coding sequence ATGGACCAGCATATCGTCATCATAGGCGGGGGGCCGGCAGGATACGTGGGCGCCATCAGGGCCGCCCAGCTGGGGGCCAGGGTCACTGTGATTGAGAAGAGTACCCTGGGCGGCACCTGCCTCAACGTGGGCTGCATTCCCACCAAAGCCCTGCTGGCATCGGCCTCCGTCATGCAGCATACCAAAGCCGCCGGGCAGTTCGGTATCAAAACAGAGGGCGTCAGCTTCAACTGGGCCGACATCCAGAAAAGGAAGGACCGGGTGGTCAAAAAGGCCACCGCCGGGGTGGGAATGCTCCTGAAAGCAAAACAGGTGGAGGTCATCAAATCCCCGGCCCGTCTTTCCGGAAGGGGAAAGATACTGCTGGAAGCCGAAGGACGGGAGATCGGATACGACAAACTGCTGATAGCCACCGGCTCCCAGCCGGTGATCCCGCCCATCCCCGGCATTGACCTGCCCGGGGTGCTGGACAGCACCGGGGCCCTGGCCCTGGATGCGGTCCCGGAAAGCCTGCTGATCATCGGCGGCGGGGTGATCGGCTGCGAGATGGCCGAGGTCTACAGCACCTTCGGCTCGAGGGTGACCATCGTCGAGATGATGCCCCAGCTGATCCCCGGGGAGGATCCGGAGGCGGTGGAGGTGCTGTATAAGGCGCTGATCAAAAAAGGGGTGGATATTAAGCTTGATTCCCGGGTGAACGGTCTGACAAAGAACGGGGATCTGATCGAGGTTGAAGTGGCCGGAAATGAAGGCGGAAAAACAAAAATCAAGGCCGCCAGGGTATTGGTGTCGGTGGGCCGCAAGGCATCCATTCAGGGCCTGGGGCTGGAGGAGGCCGGGATCGCCATTGAAAAGGGCTGCATCAAGGTCAACGGCCGGATGGAAACCAATATTCCCGGTGTTTATGCGGCCGGGGACTGCATCGGCGGATGGCTGCTGGCCCATGTGGCCTCCCGGGAGGCCGAGATCGCCGTGGAGAACATGCTGGGGCCTGAGGCGGTCATGGAATACCATGCCGTGCCCCGCTGTGTCTATACCCACCCCGAGATAGCCTCGGCAGGAATACCTGCTTCTCCGCAGGCGGATAAAAATATCCTGACAGGCAAGTTTCCCTTTTCGGCCAGCGGCAAGGCCAGCTGTATCGGGGAACTGGAGGGTTTTGTCAAGATCCTGGCCGACAGGGAAACCCATCAACTTCTGGGGTGCGTTATCGCCGGGCCCGCTGCCACCGAACTGATCTCCGAGGCCTCACTGGCGATATCATCGAAACTCCGGCTGGAGGATGTCATTCAAACCGTCCATTCCCACCCCACCCTCCACGAGTCGTTCCTGGAGGCGGCCCTCAATGCGCTGGGCCGGGCCATTCACCTGTCCTGA
- a CDS encoding ABC transporter substrate-binding protein: MKKIILAFSLLASLSCSYPQQPLRIAASEGLISFDPHTQDEAVTVEILGNCYESLVTFDADMQLVPMLCTGYSNVDDRTWRFYLRPGVKFHNGKPLTAEDAIFSLERAGNHQASVFKSMLAVIEKIEKIDSLTIEISTAKPRPNLMNILTMINIIPARSDPAGQPVGTGPYSLSGFNGRDILYLNQFKGYWGEEPFFNKTEFHIITDDSQRMEKLLNGMMDINANVPESFRTRLSGDSRVNMVTKPGTTITVLGLNTSGKFKDNPLSDVRLRQAISLAINRREMVARVCHGYAVPANQIATQAILGYDPELPEIEQNIEKARQIIGPLKTSDPIELTIKVSSAAWFEGQLLAEFLAPIGIKLTVDSLSWTELYSSIESGQAQFYLMGFAYSFGDASELLNDMVHSKGGARDFGIRNLSGYSNENLDKILEKADREFDPLLRKQLLQQAILLTTKDLPLIPLYIRDSSYGLRRGLIWQQKTAAAMLVKDIRPQNNL; encoded by the coding sequence ATGAAAAAGATCATTCTGGCCTTTTCCCTGCTGGCCTCTCTTTCCTGCAGCTATCCGCAGCAGCCCCTGCGGATAGCTGCCAGCGAAGGACTGATAAGCTTCGATCCCCATACCCAGGACGAGGCGGTCACCGTGGAGATACTGGGCAACTGCTACGAAAGTTTGGTGACCTTTGATGCCGACATGCAGCTTGTTCCGATGCTGTGCACCGGATACAGCAATGTCGACGACCGCACCTGGCGTTTTTACCTCCGGCCGGGGGTAAAGTTCCATAACGGGAAACCACTGACGGCGGAGGATGCCATCTTCAGTCTGGAGAGGGCCGGCAACCATCAGGCGTCGGTCTTTAAAAGCATGCTGGCAGTGATAGAGAAGATAGAAAAAATTGACAGCCTGACCATCGAGATATCCACCGCCAAGCCCCGGCCCAACCTGATGAATATACTGACCATGATAAACATCATCCCCGCCCGATCCGACCCGGCCGGACAGCCGGTAGGCACCGGACCCTATTCCCTGTCTGGATTCAACGGCCGGGACATCCTGTATTTGAACCAGTTCAAGGGCTATTGGGGGGAGGAGCCGTTCTTCAATAAGACGGAGTTCCATATTATAACAGATGACTCCCAACGGATGGAAAAACTGCTGAACGGCATGATGGATATCAATGCCAATGTCCCGGAAAGCTTCCGCACCAGACTGTCCGGCGACAGCAGGGTGAATATGGTGACCAAACCCGGCACCACCATTACCGTTCTGGGGTTGAATACCTCCGGCAAGTTCAAGGATAACCCCCTTTCCGATGTGCGTCTGCGCCAGGCGATCTCCCTGGCCATAAACCGCCGGGAGATGGTCGCCAGGGTCTGCCACGGGTACGCCGTCCCCGCCAACCAGATAGCGACCCAGGCCATATTAGGCTACGATCCGGAACTCCCCGAAATTGAACAGAATATCGAAAAAGCCCGCCAGATAATCGGTCCCTTGAAGACATCCGATCCGATCGAACTGACCATAAAGGTATCGTCAGCAGCCTGGTTCGAGGGACAGCTCCTGGCGGAATTCCTGGCGCCGATAGGCATCAAGCTGACAGTAGACTCCCTGTCCTGGACGGAATTATATAGCTCCATCGAGAGCGGCCAGGCCCAATTCTACCTGATGGGGTTTGCTTACAGCTTTGGAGATGCCAGCGAGTTGTTGAACGATATGGTCCATTCCAAGGGCGGCGCCCGGGATTTTGGCATCCGCAATCTTTCGGGATATTCCAACGAAAACCTGGATAAAATCCTGGAGAAAGCGGACCGTGAATTCGATCCCCTTTTGCGCAAACAGTTGCTGCAGCAGGCCATCCTGCTGACCACCAAGGACCTTCCCTTAATTCCTCTGTATATCCGGGACAGCAGCTACGGACTGCGCCGGGGCCTGATCTGGCAGCAGAAGACGGCGGCGGCGATGCTGGTCAAAGATATCCGCCCTCAAAACAATCTATAA
- a CDS encoding ABC transporter substrate-binding protein — protein sequence MLKRITAVLLIGLLCSCAGNSPDGRLLTLAMEDELITLDPYLHDDSITHSILSNIYDALVSFDRDMKVEPALAISWENPDDLTWRFTLRPNVFFHDGRQLASKDVKYSLERARLGKVCHYLATLQSITVIDDLTLEIKTSKPSPVLLNKLTFIAIMPEGTADPVTTPVGTGPYHFVRYQAGSQIELKANEKHWKGRPTIKRVIFKIIPGEQDRLQALLDGKVQLIRDVDKNKADQNRTNPKINFVNSPGLGVSMLGINFTGKGPLSARKVREAIYWAIDPDEAIKASGWDALPIDQLVSPYIVGYNPAISMKRPDLARARKLLAEAGYAGGFKVSLEMSRTAASTTGDILAKQLGRIGIKVALTGSDWPDFSSRLDRRQIPFFLVGWSCSSGDASDLFDACLHTSDGKNYGSANWGVYSNRRLDSVIEKSNQVLDNKERIEFLKQAMELAMSDYPFIPIFARNRIYGRDRNIIFLPRQDGRIKVFEIYYKL from the coding sequence ATGTTGAAAAGAATCACCGCGGTATTGTTAATAGGCCTGCTTTGCTCCTGCGCCGGTAACAGCCCCGACGGCCGGCTGCTGACCCTGGCCATGGAAGACGAGCTGATAACCCTTGATCCATATTTGCATGACGACAGCATCACTCATTCGATACTCAGCAATATCTATGATGCTTTGGTCAGCTTCGACCGGGACATGAAAGTGGAGCCGGCTCTGGCCATCAGCTGGGAAAACCCCGACGATCTCACCTGGAGGTTCACCCTTAGGCCCAATGTGTTCTTCCATGACGGCCGCCAGCTGGCCTCGAAAGATGTCAAATACAGCCTGGAAAGGGCCCGGCTGGGCAAGGTATGCCATTATCTGGCAACCCTTCAAAGCATAACTGTGATCGATGATTTGACGCTGGAAATAAAGACCAGCAAGCCATCGCCGGTCCTGCTGAACAAACTTACCTTCATCGCCATCATGCCGGAGGGCACCGCTGACCCTGTCACCACGCCGGTCGGGACCGGGCCATACCATTTTGTAAGATACCAGGCCGGAAGCCAGATAGAGCTGAAAGCCAATGAAAAACACTGGAAGGGCCGCCCGACGATCAAAAGGGTCATATTTAAGATCATTCCCGGGGAACAGGACCGCCTGCAGGCCCTGCTTGACGGCAAGGTGCAGTTGATCCGCGATGTCGATAAGAACAAAGCCGACCAAAACCGCACCAACCCCAAAATCAATTTTGTCAACAGCCCCGGCCTGGGGGTCAGCATGCTGGGGATCAATTTCACCGGGAAGGGGCCGTTGTCGGCCCGTAAAGTGCGGGAGGCGATCTATTGGGCGATAGATCCCGATGAGGCAATAAAGGCTTCAGGCTGGGATGCCCTGCCGATAGATCAGCTGGTCTCCCCATACATCGTGGGATATAATCCCGCCATATCCATGAAAAGGCCGGACCTGGCCAGGGCCAGAAAATTGCTGGCCGAGGCCGGTTATGCCGGCGGTTTCAAGGTGTCTCTGGAGATGTCCAGGACGGCGGCGTCCACCACCGGGGATATCCTGGCCAAGCAATTGGGCAGGATCGGCATCAAGGTAGCCCTGACCGGGAGCGACTGGCCGGATTTCTCCAGCCGGCTTGATCGGCGCCAGATCCCGTTTTTCCTGGTGGGATGGTCCTGCAGTTCCGGCGATGCTTCGGATCTTTTCGATGCCTGCCTGCACACCAGCGATGGCAAGAATTATGGCAGTGCCAACTGGGGGGTATACAGCAACCGGAGGCTGGATTCGGTGATCGAGAAAAGCAACCAGGTGCTGGACAACAAGGAGAGGATAGAGTTCTTAAAGCAGGCCATGGAACTGGCCATGTCGGACTACCCCTTTATTCCCATCTTTGCCAGGAACCGGATATATGGCCGGGACAGAAACATCATTTTCCTGCCCCGCCAGGATGGAAGGATCAAAGTGTTCGAAATATATTACAAGCTATAG
- a CDS encoding HAMP domain-containing sensor histidine kinase — protein MFKSLKIKLAIAASLLVIIIITVYSLISVLARREQLKNEIQGGVIAFAQMTVAPICQSYYLYYTSGYFKFRGSLSNFLRMNGNITEIQIIDVNGEVKFDSRQMDIEHSAIPKKPELYESGLMERVKRLDLSYKIISTADDQEAISVVMPYIEEWGRHRLSVRFVGSFAALGYLIRSSLRQVLITGLLFVLLGSVLAYFMARSITDPISQLTIATREIGAGKLDKEVNVKTDDEIGSLADNFNIMTRQLKVNLEALSESYDRLSQANAELMELDRLKSNFIANVSHELKTPLTTISGYADYLAMEKLGPLTETQRKGIEVMRRNIKRLTRQIKDLLDFITIESGHFAVDQHPFDIRALLDETAANYQAELDKKKLEIVIDAPEKLNVIGDRDRILQVIDNLVMNALKFTSRGYIKLKAQPDGERAARIEVSDSGVGIPQESVPRIFERFHQLDGSSTRKYGGVGLGLAIVKSILDAHQSAIEVTSQAGKGSCFTFKLPLE, from the coding sequence ATGTTTAAAAGCCTTAAAATAAAACTGGCCATCGCCGCCAGCCTGTTAGTGATAATAATCATTACGGTGTATTCGTTGATTTCGGTGCTTGCCAGGCGGGAACAGCTGAAAAACGAGATACAGGGCGGGGTCATTGCCTTTGCCCAGATGACCGTGGCTCCCATCTGCCAGAGCTATTATTTATATTACACCTCGGGTTATTTCAAATTCAGGGGCAGCCTGTCAAATTTTCTAAGGATGAACGGCAACATCACCGAAATCCAGATAATCGACGTCAACGGCGAAGTGAAATTCGATTCCCGGCAAATGGATATTGAACATTCCGCTATTCCCAAGAAGCCGGAACTGTACGAGTCCGGCCTTATGGAGAGGGTGAAGAGACTGGATCTGAGCTATAAGATAATCAGCACCGCCGATGACCAGGAAGCCATTTCGGTGGTGATGCCCTATATCGAAGAATGGGGCCGGCACAGATTATCGGTAAGGTTCGTCGGCTCCTTCGCTGCCCTGGGATATTTGATCCGAAGCAGCCTGAGACAGGTTTTGATAACCGGGCTATTGTTCGTCCTGCTGGGGAGCGTCCTGGCTTATTTCATGGCCCGGAGCATCACCGATCCCATCAGCCAGCTGACCATCGCCACCCGGGAAATCGGGGCCGGGAAACTGGATAAAGAGGTGAACGTCAAAACCGACGATGAGATCGGCTCCCTGGCCGATAACTTCAACATCATGACCAGGCAGCTGAAGGTCAATCTGGAGGCCCTGTCCGAGTCCTACGACCGTTTGTCCCAGGCCAACGCCGAACTTATGGAGCTGGACCGGCTGAAAAGCAACTTCATCGCCAATGTTTCCCATGAGCTCAAGACCCCCCTGACCACCATTTCGGGTTATGCCGATTATCTGGCCATGGAAAAACTGGGCCCCCTGACCGAGACCCAGCGCAAGGGGATCGAGGTGATGCGGAGGAACATCAAGCGGCTGACCAGGCAGATAAAGGACCTGCTGGATTTTATCACCATAGAGTCCGGGCATTTTGCGGTGGACCAGCATCCTTTTGACATCCGGGCGCTTTTGGACGAGACGGCCGCCAACTATCAGGCGGAGCTGGACAAGAAGAAGCTGGAAATCGTCATCGATGCTCCCGAAAAACTGAATGTCATCGGGGACCGGGACCGGATCCTGCAGGTGATCGATAACCTGGTAATGAATGCCCTGAAATTCACCTCCCGGGGCTACATCAAACTCAAGGCCCAACCTGACGGGGAGAGGGCAGCTAGGATCGAGGTATCTGACAGCGGAGTCGGAATTCCCCAGGAATCGGTGCCCCGGATATTCGAGAGGTTCCATCAGCTGGATGGATCCTCCACCAGGAAATATGGCGGAGTTGGTTTGGGTTTGGCCATAGTCAAATCCATTCTGGACGCCCATCAAAGCGCCATTGAAGTTACCAGCCAGGCCGGGAAGGGCAGCTGTTTTACTTTTAAATTGCCTTTGGAATAA
- a CDS encoding response regulator gives MAPDASGKIIILAVDDEEDILGLVKMVLEEAGYTVITALSGHEALQTLYHVKPDLILLDIMMPELDGMELIKILKIMDFSSTIPIAMLTAKTDFGDRMAAIKENAVDYICKPFSPPELVKRVEEILSGRSNK, from the coding sequence ATGGCACCAGATGCTTCGGGCAAAATTATCATTCTGGCGGTGGACGATGAGGAGGATATTTTAGGGCTGGTTAAAATGGTCCTGGAGGAGGCCGGCTACACGGTGATAACCGCGCTTTCAGGCCACGAGGCACTGCAGACACTCTATCATGTCAAGCCGGACCTGATATTGCTGGATATCATGATGCCGGAGCTGGACGGCATGGAACTGATCAAGATCCTGAAGATCATGGATTTCTCCTCCACCATCCCTATTGCCATGCTGACGGCCAAAACAGATTTCGGCGACCGCATGGCCGCCATCAAGGAGAACGCTGTCGATTACATTTGCAAGCCGTTCTCCCCGCCAGAATTAGTCAAAAGGGTAGAAGAGATCCTAAGCGGACGGAGCAATAAATAG